In the Natranaeroarchaeum aerophilus genome, one interval contains:
- a CDS encoding amidohydrolase family protein, translating into MLELEHRFRVVDVHVRLNADPGASMGPSITPDTLEREMHQAGVVRSVVFPGQRSNTDYLRSNNAVARLSVDRPFVAFARINGVRDPGRGATSQLRNLTASREEYHTTPEDIEQYAYDDRFHGFKLDPVRDGIPDDEVLAVLEDVGLPVLVHGGERVPPETIADELLGRSFPVILAHFGGHPLNQDAMDRGIDLLDEYDDYYLDTSYVRYRDQLERALLEYPDRILFGSGGPKTHPNVAVMEILTLDVSEDKLHRVFDTNPSRVIDALAPDGG; encoded by the coding sequence ATGCTGGAGCTGGAACACCGGTTTCGCGTCGTCGACGTTCACGTCCGGCTCAACGCGGATCCCGGCGCGAGTATGGGTCCGTCGATCACACCGGATACGCTAGAGCGCGAGATGCACCAGGCGGGTGTCGTCCGGTCCGTGGTCTTTCCGGGCCAGCGATCGAACACCGATTATCTCCGCTCAAACAACGCAGTCGCCCGCCTGAGCGTCGACCGACCGTTCGTCGCGTTCGCCCGGATCAACGGGGTGCGCGATCCTGGCCGCGGTGCGACGTCACAGCTCCGAAACCTGACCGCCTCCCGTGAGGAGTACCATACGACCCCGGAGGACATCGAACAGTACGCCTACGACGATCGGTTCCACGGCTTCAAACTCGATCCAGTCCGTGACGGGATACCGGACGACGAAGTACTCGCGGTGCTCGAAGACGTCGGGTTGCCGGTACTCGTTCACGGCGGCGAGCGGGTCCCGCCCGAGACGATCGCCGACGAACTGCTCGGCCGTTCCTTCCCCGTGATCCTCGCTCACTTCGGGGGTCACCCCCTGAATCAGGACGCGATGGATCGAGGGATCGACCTCCTCGACGAGTACGACGACTACTATCTGGATACGAGCTACGTCCGGTATCGGGATCAACTCGAACGGGCGTTGCTCGAATACCCGGATCGTATCCTGTTCGGGAGTGGTGGTCCGAAGACCCACCCGAACGTCGCCGTGATGGAAATTCTCACGCTCGATGTCTCCGAGGACAAACTGCATCGGGTGTTCGATACCAACCCATCGCGGGTGATCGACGCACTCGCCCCCGACGGCGGGTGA